One genomic segment of Gimesia chilikensis includes these proteins:
- a CDS encoding glucose-6-phosphate isomerase — protein MTNSIRYDDSAARKLIDEKWYEELQPALMAAREEMLKDIELLGSDAIPADKQPLDAGFQNLPQQLLDEYESQGSESLLGRIEAKAQELREQSDRFVVLGIGGSYMGMRALFEALCHPLHNELTRDQRGGVPRLYFEGNNVDNDSITALQELLKTSCQDPRDVLQRWSMTVISKSGGTLETALGFRLFRESLEEYYGADSEESRSLVVPITGLEGKLRNFSNHKGYPEVFPIPDNVGGRFSVFTSVGLFPAAVLGVDLKALLQGAADMTRLFNSQPMGDNPVLDYTATCHLFEREKNVSMRILSTWGKRLEALGLWYDQLLAESLGKEEKGATPLTVVNTRDLHSRGQQHQEGVRDKLITNVIVERPDSEPISVPVVPEEENQDQLNKLKGKTVPDVLSAAIEGTNQAYADVHRPTADLILPNLDAYTVGQTLQMLMLATVLEGRLININPYGQPGVEAYKKNMQEVLSR, from the coding sequence ATGACAAACTCCATTCGCTACGACGATTCCGCCGCCCGCAAGCTCATTGATGAGAAGTGGTATGAAGAACTGCAGCCGGCCCTGATGGCGGCCCGGGAAGAAATGTTGAAAGACATTGAACTGCTGGGCAGCGATGCGATCCCTGCGGACAAGCAGCCTCTGGATGCGGGTTTTCAGAACCTGCCTCAACAACTGCTGGACGAATACGAGTCTCAGGGAAGCGAGAGCCTGCTGGGACGCATCGAAGCGAAAGCACAGGAACTGCGTGAGCAGTCGGACCGGTTTGTCGTGCTGGGGATCGGCGGTTCTTACATGGGGATGCGGGCGCTGTTCGAAGCGTTGTGCCATCCGCTGCACAATGAACTGACCCGCGATCAACGAGGAGGCGTGCCGCGCCTGTATTTTGAAGGGAACAATGTCGACAACGATTCGATTACGGCATTGCAGGAACTGTTAAAGACGAGTTGCCAGGATCCCAGGGATGTGCTGCAGCGGTGGAGTATGACCGTCATCAGTAAATCCGGGGGGACTCTGGAAACCGCTCTCGGTTTCCGTCTGTTCCGCGAATCACTGGAAGAGTATTACGGAGCCGATTCTGAAGAGAGCCGATCTTTAGTGGTGCCGATCACCGGGCTGGAAGGAAAGCTGCGGAACTTCTCCAATCATAAAGGGTATCCGGAAGTCTTTCCGATTCCCGACAATGTGGGCGGCCGGTTTTCGGTCTTCACGTCGGTTGGTCTGTTCCCGGCTGCGGTGCTGGGCGTTGATCTGAAAGCGTTGCTGCAGGGAGCCGCGGATATGACCCGCCTGTTCAACTCACAGCCGATGGGGGACAACCCGGTGCTGGATTACACGGCGACCTGTCACCTGTTTGAGCGGGAAAAGAACGTATCGATGCGGATTCTTTCGACCTGGGGCAAGCGTCTGGAAGCGCTGGGGCTGTGGTACGATCAACTGCTGGCGGAAAGTCTCGGTAAAGAAGAAAAGGGGGCGACGCCGCTGACGGTGGTCAACACCCGCGACCTGCACAGCCGGGGACAGCAGCACCAGGAAGGTGTGCGTGACAAGCTGATCACCAACGTGATTGTCGAGCGTCCGGACAGCGAGCCAATCTCCGTGCCTGTCGTTCCCGAAGAAGAAAATCAGGATCAGCTGAATAAGCTGAAAGGCAAAACGGTTCCCGATGTGCTCTCTGCAGCCATTGAAGGAACCAACCAGGCTTATGCCGACGTGCATCGCCCGACGGCGGATCTGATCCTGCCGAACCTGGACGCCTATACGGTCGGCCAGACCCTGCAGATGCTGATGCTGGCGACGGTACTCGAAGGCCGGTTGATCAATATCAATCCCTACGGACAGCCGGGTGTGGAAGCCTATAAGAAGAACATGCAGGAAGTATTGAGCCGCTAA
- a CDS encoding SMP-30/gluconolactonase/LRE family protein, translating into MIHWQHVLVLGIVISGLTVSQVSAETAAPSGDASIVSPDAKVETLWVDKGFTEGACVDVDGLIYFSDINFAGGKGKIMTFDPTTGKTSVFSADSGQSNGLMIDQKGRLLAACGANNGKQCLARISKTGKPVCLVDKFEGKKFNAPNDLVIHPKGWVYFTDPRYVGFEPLELDHMSVFRYDPKKKTVQRATTDITKPNGVVVSPDGKTLYVAETNNGLSGLEKDPPKNPKKRMTLNAFPIKADGSLGKKKVLVDFGPQQTGIDGMTVDQKGNVYAAYRAENRFGILVFSPEGKELAYIPTPEMPTNCTFGIGKEASTLYITAGSGLYRIPCKIPGFHPSLPLDQ; encoded by the coding sequence ATGATCCACTGGCAACACGTTCTTGTACTGGGAATCGTCATCTCCGGACTGACCGTCTCCCAGGTCTCTGCTGAAACCGCCGCCCCCAGCGGCGACGCGTCGATCGTCTCCCCGGATGCCAAAGTCGAAACCCTCTGGGTCGATAAAGGCTTCACCGAAGGAGCCTGCGTCGATGTTGACGGGCTGATCTACTTCAGCGATATCAACTTCGCCGGCGGTAAAGGCAAAATCATGACCTTTGACCCCACGACCGGTAAGACCAGCGTCTTCAGTGCGGACAGTGGTCAGAGCAACGGACTCATGATCGACCAGAAAGGACGACTGCTGGCAGCCTGTGGTGCCAACAACGGCAAACAGTGCCTGGCGCGGATCTCTAAAACAGGCAAACCCGTGTGCCTGGTCGACAAATTCGAAGGCAAGAAATTCAACGCTCCGAACGACCTGGTAATCCACCCCAAAGGCTGGGTCTATTTCACCGATCCCCGCTACGTCGGATTCGAGCCACTCGAACTCGATCACATGAGCGTCTTCCGCTATGACCCGAAAAAGAAAACCGTCCAGCGGGCCACGACCGACATCACCAAACCCAACGGCGTCGTCGTCTCCCCGGATGGCAAAACCCTCTACGTCGCGGAAACCAACAACGGTCTCTCCGGACTGGAGAAAGATCCTCCGAAAAACCCCAAAAAACGGATGACCCTCAACGCCTTCCCGATCAAGGCCGACGGTTCTCTGGGTAAGAAAAAAGTCCTGGTCGACTTCGGTCCACAACAGACCGGCATCGATGGCATGACCGTGGATCAGAAAGGAAACGTCTACGCCGCCTACCGCGCTGAAAACCGGTTCGGCATTCTGGTCTTCTCTCCCGAAGGCAAAGAACTGGCCTACATCCCCACGCCGGAAATGCCTACCAACTGCACGTTCGGCATCGGCAAGGAGGCATCGACGCTCTACATCACCGCAGGCAGCGGTCTGTATCGCATCCCCTGCAAGATCCCGGGCTTCCACCCTTCACTGCCCCTGGATCAATAA
- a CDS encoding MIP/aquaporin family protein, whose translation MQKYFAEIFGTFILLFCGAGAIVTNQVSEGTVTHVGIALVFGLVVTAIIYAIGEISGAHINPAVTIAFWVGKRFPGNQVLPYIICQVIGALVACLLLKITFPGLTNYGMTLPAGTEIQSLILEAVLTWILMFVVLCVSTGAKETGILAGVAIGAVIALEAMFAGPICGASMNPARSLAPALVSGHLESLWLYLIGPTAGAVLAVPSLWLVRNNSQAAVTQTAEEPAS comes from the coding sequence ATGCAAAAATACTTCGCGGAGATCTTCGGTACCTTCATTCTGCTGTTCTGCGGCGCCGGCGCCATCGTCACTAACCAGGTTTCCGAAGGAACCGTGACGCACGTCGGCATCGCCCTGGTTTTCGGCCTGGTTGTCACCGCGATTATTTACGCCATCGGCGAAATCTCCGGCGCACATATCAACCCCGCCGTGACGATCGCCTTCTGGGTCGGCAAACGCTTCCCGGGCAACCAGGTGCTCCCCTACATCATCTGCCAGGTCATCGGCGCCCTCGTCGCCTGCCTGCTGTTGAAAATCACGTTCCCGGGCCTGACCAACTACGGCATGACCCTGCCTGCCGGCACGGAGATCCAGTCGTTGATACTCGAAGCGGTTCTCACCTGGATCCTGATGTTTGTCGTTTTATGCGTGAGTACCGGCGCGAAAGAGACCGGCATCCTCGCGGGTGTCGCGATTGGCGCCGTGATCGCTCTGGAAGCCATGTTCGCCGGCCCGATCTGCGGCGCCTCGATGAACCCGGCCCGCTCCCTGGCCCCGGCCCTGGTCAGCGGCCATCTGGAATCACTCTGGCTCTATCTCATCGGCCCGACTGCCGGTGCTGTCCTCGCGGTACCTTCGCTCTGGCTTGTACGCAATAATTCACAAGCCGCCGTAACACAAACCGCCGAGGAACCCGCGTCTTAA
- a CDS encoding 3-hydroxyacyl-ACP dehydratase FabZ family protein: MPPKLLYEGIDFDFENPIYGIEDIREINPQRFEMEQLTGIVHVDNEKHGIVGFKDVTEDEFWVRGHMPDFPLMPGVILCECSAQLAGFYARKFKLLGGDFLGFGGMNDVRFRSPVFPNQRLVIMAQLARIRAGKRAEFNFQGLVDNSMVFSGQMIGVPIDKNQEVPG; encoded by the coding sequence ATGCCTCCCAAATTGCTTTATGAAGGAATTGACTTCGATTTTGAAAACCCGATCTACGGAATCGAAGACATCAGAGAAATCAATCCTCAGCGATTTGAAATGGAGCAGCTGACGGGGATCGTCCATGTAGATAATGAAAAGCATGGCATCGTCGGCTTCAAAGATGTCACCGAAGACGAATTCTGGGTTCGTGGCCACATGCCCGACTTCCCCCTGATGCCCGGCGTCATCCTCTGTGAATGTTCCGCTCAGCTGGCCGGCTTCTATGCCCGCAAGTTCAAACTACTGGGAGGCGACTTCCTCGGCTTCGGCGGTATGAACGATGTTCGCTTCCGCAGCCCCGTTTTCCCCAATCAGCGACTGGTGATTATGGCCCAACTGGCCCGCATCCGTGCCGGCAAACGGGCGGAATTCAACTTCCAGGGACTCGTCGACAACAGCATGGTCTTCAGCGGACAGATGATCGGCGTCCCCATCGACAAGAATCAGGAAGTCCCCGGCTAA
- a CDS encoding ArnT family glycosyltransferase, giving the protein MNQSTIQAPLSTREKLKPAAWYALLACLAFLLVAARLDCARDLSLTGPGPGMTVDEPFNVGQGVFLVRAIRVYGLGIIAPESLREIFEHENYLPDHPPLGRLLIGIAHETVAGLAGEGERPFVVTYGRYASALCFACLVFVVGWFTSQRSGHFAGVVAAVALIALPRVFGHAHLAALETVTALFYVTAVLAVIRFWDTSEPPTAKRACLTGILLGLALLTKIQAVLIPIPVIIWALWKWRLKAIKPLLCWGGVGVLVFFAGWPWLWFDPVGHLSEYLGRTTGRAAIYIDYFGTKYADRDVPWHYPWVMLLVTIPLGLLVLALIGGWKTGRRSEAEREQRSSGGVLLIGSLLWPLMLFSWPGITVYDGVRLFLMVFPMAAILIGVGAAQICDWLQQRFSMRVARTAVGVLILTQAYAAFAFSPCWLSYYSLLTGGLQGANTLGMEVTYWGDSITAEMLHDVVERVPENSYLQLAPILHPAYIQMLQETPEVKRKGIKLIPFDSERQGVSEYVLYFQRKPYLPEELQPRESAAWQTEIAVVRKQVPLARLVRLNPPR; this is encoded by the coding sequence ATGAATCAATCCACAATACAAGCGCCGCTGAGCACCCGCGAAAAACTGAAGCCCGCCGCCTGGTATGCGCTGCTGGCCTGCCTGGCATTTCTGCTGGTGGCGGCCCGCCTGGACTGTGCCCGGGATCTGTCGCTCACCGGTCCGGGCCCCGGGATGACGGTCGACGAACCGTTTAACGTGGGGCAAGGCGTGTTCCTGGTGCGTGCGATTCGCGTCTATGGGCTGGGCATCATCGCCCCGGAGAGCCTGCGGGAGATCTTCGAGCATGAGAACTACCTGCCCGATCATCCCCCGCTGGGACGTCTGCTGATTGGCATCGCCCATGAAACAGTAGCGGGACTGGCGGGAGAGGGAGAGCGACCGTTCGTCGTAACCTATGGTCGTTACGCCTCGGCACTCTGTTTCGCCTGCCTGGTGTTTGTGGTGGGCTGGTTTACCTCTCAGCGGTCCGGTCATTTCGCGGGCGTAGTGGCTGCCGTCGCGTTGATTGCGTTGCCGCGGGTGTTTGGACATGCGCATCTGGCAGCGCTGGAGACAGTGACCGCGCTGTTCTATGTGACCGCGGTGCTTGCGGTGATCCGGTTCTGGGATACTTCAGAACCGCCGACCGCGAAGCGGGCCTGCCTGACCGGTATTCTGCTCGGACTGGCGCTGCTGACCAAGATTCAGGCGGTACTGATTCCGATTCCCGTGATCATCTGGGCGCTGTGGAAGTGGCGTCTCAAGGCGATCAAGCCACTCCTCTGCTGGGGAGGCGTGGGAGTGCTCGTCTTCTTTGCGGGCTGGCCGTGGCTCTGGTTTGATCCGGTCGGGCATCTCAGTGAATACCTGGGACGAACCACGGGCCGGGCTGCGATTTATATCGATTACTTCGGAACGAAATACGCCGACCGCGATGTTCCCTGGCATTACCCCTGGGTGATGCTGCTGGTGACGATCCCACTGGGTTTGCTGGTACTGGCGTTGATTGGTGGCTGGAAGACGGGCCGCCGTTCAGAGGCAGAACGTGAGCAGCGATCCAGCGGTGGTGTGCTGCTGATCGGTTCGCTGCTCTGGCCACTCATGCTGTTTTCCTGGCCGGGGATTACGGTCTACGACGGCGTGCGGTTGTTTCTGATGGTCTTTCCCATGGCGGCGATTCTGATCGGCGTGGGGGCAGCACAGATCTGTGACTGGCTGCAGCAGCGCTTTTCCATGCGTGTGGCGCGTACTGCGGTGGGAGTGCTGATCCTGACGCAGGCGTATGCTGCATTCGCTTTCAGTCCCTGCTGGCTCAGTTATTACAGCCTGCTGACCGGCGGCCTGCAGGGAGCGAACACACTGGGAATGGAGGTCACGTACTGGGGCGATTCCATCACCGCGGAGATGCTGCACGATGTGGTCGAGCGGGTGCCCGAGAATTCGTATCTCCAGCTGGCACCGATCCTGCATCCGGCTTACATCCAGATGTTACAGGAGACGCCGGAAGTGAAACGCAAGGGGATCAAGCTGATCCCCTTCGATTCCGAACGTCAGGGCGTTTCTGAATACGTGTTGTACTTCCAGCGGAAACCTTACCTGCCGGAAGAACTCCAGCCACGTGAGTCCGCTGCGTGGCAGACCGAGATTGCCGTCGTGCGGAAGCAGGTGCCTTTAGCACGACTGGTGCGTCTCAATCCGCCCCGCTGA
- a CDS encoding phytanoyl-CoA dioxygenase family protein has translation MADSKEFKAVPLEEELSQLERDLKFYPSTTADPQLLTVAQIEDFNRDGFLRGIRIFDDQEVIANREYFDRLLEQVIAAGGNSYSISTAHMKYGKVYDLLTHPRIVAHVKDLLGENVIAWGSHFFCKMPHDGKAVSWHQDASYWPLSPSKAVTVWLAIDDADPENANMRFIAGSHHYGHMTYRPSGSHEDNVLNQTIDNPEQYGAPVDDTLKAGEISIHSDLLLHGSEANQSDRRRCGLTLRYCAADVRAGMDWNAKGVIVAGSDPSGHWLNPPRPEND, from the coding sequence ATGGCTGACTCCAAAGAATTCAAGGCAGTCCCCCTCGAAGAAGAACTGTCTCAACTTGAGCGCGATCTCAAGTTCTATCCTTCCACCACTGCTGATCCGCAACTGCTGACGGTCGCACAGATCGAAGACTTCAACCGCGACGGCTTCCTCCGTGGCATTCGCATCTTTGACGACCAGGAAGTCATCGCCAACCGCGAATACTTTGATCGACTGCTGGAGCAGGTCATCGCCGCGGGTGGTAACAGCTACTCGATCAGCACTGCCCACATGAAGTACGGTAAAGTCTACGATCTGCTCACCCATCCCAGGATCGTCGCCCACGTCAAAGACCTGCTCGGCGAAAATGTCATCGCCTGGGGATCACATTTCTTCTGCAAAATGCCCCATGACGGGAAGGCCGTCTCCTGGCATCAGGACGCCAGTTACTGGCCCCTGTCCCCCTCCAAGGCGGTCACGGTCTGGCTGGCCATCGATGACGCCGACCCGGAAAACGCCAACATGCGATTCATCGCCGGCAGTCATCACTACGGACATATGACCTACCGCCCCAGCGGTTCCCACGAAGACAACGTACTTAATCAGACCATCGACAATCCCGAACAGTACGGCGCTCCCGTTGACGATACTCTGAAAGCCGGCGAGATTTCGATTCACTCCGACCTGCTCCTGCACGGTTCCGAAGCCAACCAGTCCGACCGCCGCCGCTGTGGACTCACTCTCCGCTATTGTGCCGCAGACGTCCGCGCCGGGATGGACTGGAACGCCAAAGGTGTCATTGTCGCCGGTTCCGATCCTTCCGGACACTGGCTCAATCCACCCCGACCGGAAAACGATTAA
- a CDS encoding helix-turn-helix domain-containing protein, whose translation MKTIFTTGQVAKICKVAPRTVSKWFDSGRLRGYRIPGSQDRRIPREHLIRFLKEHGMPLGELEDEAMGKLLLVGADTQVRASLDDLMATEDFKIEYAVSGFEAGIQAESLHPDCVIVDFAMGRNEALMIAQNLRRNKDYTDSVLIALLSDEDNASGFDRTLFNETFRKPFDAALLAERIRTLVGRKKQIA comes from the coding sequence ATGAAAACGATCTTCACTACTGGCCAAGTAGCAAAGATCTGTAAGGTTGCACCCCGCACGGTTAGTAAGTGGTTCGACTCTGGACGCCTGAGAGGCTACCGGATCCCCGGTTCTCAGGACCGCCGAATCCCACGTGAGCACCTTATTCGATTTCTTAAAGAACACGGCATGCCATTAGGCGAACTGGAAGACGAAGCGATGGGCAAACTGCTGCTCGTCGGTGCCGATACCCAGGTTCGAGCCAGCCTTGACGATCTGATGGCAACAGAAGACTTCAAAATTGAATATGCCGTGAGCGGTTTTGAAGCCGGTATCCAGGCAGAATCACTGCACCCCGACTGCGTAATCGTTGATTTCGCCATGGGTCGCAACGAAGCTCTGATGATCGCACAAAACCTGCGACGCAATAAAGACTACACCGACTCTGTTCTGATTGCCCTGCTGAGCGATGAAGACAACGCCAGCGGTTTCGACAGAACACTGTTTAACGAAACTTTCCGGAAACCATTTGACGCTGCATTGCTGGCCGAACGGATTCGGACCCTGGTTGGACGTAAAAAGCAGATCGCCTAA
- a CDS encoding HAD family hydrolase — MPQTLQEYADWLSNRDDLIWPTAPALETPKATPFLKPLKRISAITFSIYGTLLHITDGELLFDHQQQLRMQIALDKTIKEFNMWNSMSRKPGAPWEYMLSQYRSLLEDQQLGGKVAKGEKPEINSADLWKLLIERLQKNEYTFDESFYGNLDDFSLKVAYFFHSSLQGIAPMPDALESLCQLSQYGKKVALFADAQPFTLVQLLRALGTQGTLPPLSELFTQECFCFSYRETVRKPSVSLYEKLLDRFDQQGIPPEEILHVGSRIPDDLAIARSFGMKTALFAGDSLSIHASKAEVRSPDTKPDRLITNLSQIAEILD, encoded by the coding sequence ATGCCGCAGACTCTTCAAGAATACGCTGACTGGTTATCCAACCGGGATGATCTGATCTGGCCCACGGCTCCCGCGCTGGAAACGCCCAAAGCGACGCCCTTTCTCAAACCGCTGAAACGCATCTCCGCGATCACCTTCAGTATCTACGGCACCCTGCTGCACATCACCGATGGCGAACTTCTGTTCGACCATCAGCAACAGCTCCGCATGCAGATCGCCCTCGATAAGACAATAAAAGAGTTCAATATGTGGAACAGCATGTCCCGCAAACCGGGGGCTCCATGGGAATACATGCTCTCCCAATACCGCTCGCTGCTCGAAGACCAGCAACTCGGCGGAAAGGTCGCCAAAGGGGAAAAGCCGGAAATCAACTCCGCCGACCTCTGGAAACTGCTCATCGAACGCCTGCAGAAAAACGAATACACGTTCGACGAATCCTTTTACGGGAACCTCGACGACTTCAGCCTGAAGGTCGCCTACTTCTTCCACTCCAGCCTGCAGGGAATCGCTCCCATGCCCGATGCCCTGGAGTCACTCTGCCAGCTCAGTCAGTACGGCAAGAAAGTCGCTTTGTTTGCGGATGCTCAGCCGTTCACTCTGGTGCAACTCCTGCGGGCATTAGGCACTCAGGGAACACTCCCCCCCCTGTCCGAGCTGTTCACACAGGAATGTTTCTGTTTCTCTTATCGCGAAACCGTCCGCAAACCCTCGGTCTCCCTCTACGAAAAACTGCTCGATCGCTTCGATCAGCAGGGCATCCCCCCTGAGGAAATTCTGCACGTCGGTTCCCGCATTCCCGATGACCTGGCAATCGCCCGGAGTTTCGGCATGAAAACCGCCCTGTTTGCCGGCGATTCACTCAGCATTCACGCCAGCAAAGCAGAAGTCAGGAGCCCCGATACCAAACCTGACAGGTTGATCACCAATTTGAGCCAAATAGCTGAAATCCTCGATTAA